From a single Gimesia fumaroli genomic region:
- the hflX gene encoding GTPase HflX produces MADPKREELQVKAKRAILVSVISPSNHIEKDQALDELKGLVETAGVKVVGTLVQNRENPHPATCLGKGKLEELKQMVKHVDAELIVFDNNLSPSQGRNIEEETGTVIVDRSELILDIFATHAKTYEAKLQVELAQLLYFRPRLKRLWTHLERIEGGVGAGRGPGEKQLETDRRLLDKRVAELKRKLSEVERRRERTVSHRFQHLTVSLVGYTNAGKSTLMNALTGADVYIADKLFATLDTRTRRWELPHWGEILLSDTVGFVRDLPHHLVASFKSTLEEARQADLLLHVVDSSNPEVEHHIKTVNKVLDEIGIDYKNAILVFNKTDKVEDRSKLDVLRLKYENAISVSAVSGEGLDRLSQAVIDRLASGYVIIEVETPVGNGKLLSQLEDHSLILSREYSNDDSRVTVETRIARRFLPLLKLSDETELKVKGEEQPVPEGVVPEETTHEV; encoded by the coding sequence TTGGCGGATCCAAAACGAGAAGAACTACAAGTCAAAGCAAAACGAGCCATTCTGGTCTCTGTGATTTCCCCTTCCAACCACATAGAAAAAGATCAGGCACTCGATGAGTTAAAAGGACTCGTCGAGACGGCTGGCGTCAAAGTTGTCGGCACTCTCGTCCAGAATCGAGAGAATCCTCACCCGGCCACCTGCCTTGGGAAAGGCAAGCTCGAAGAACTCAAGCAGATGGTGAAGCACGTCGATGCTGAGCTCATCGTTTTTGATAATAATCTTTCTCCTTCGCAGGGGAGGAATATTGAAGAAGAGACCGGGACCGTCATTGTGGATCGCAGTGAACTGATTCTGGATATCTTTGCCACCCACGCCAAAACCTACGAAGCCAAGTTGCAGGTCGAGTTGGCTCAGCTACTTTACTTCCGACCTCGGTTGAAGCGTCTGTGGACTCACTTGGAACGCATCGAAGGGGGCGTCGGCGCGGGCCGTGGTCCTGGTGAAAAGCAGCTGGAAACCGACCGTCGACTGTTAGATAAACGGGTCGCCGAACTGAAGCGAAAACTATCGGAAGTGGAACGCCGCCGCGAGCGGACGGTGTCTCATCGATTTCAGCATCTGACCGTCTCGCTTGTGGGATACACAAACGCGGGTAAGAGCACACTGATGAATGCGCTCACGGGCGCGGACGTCTATATCGCTGACAAATTATTCGCCACGCTGGATACTCGCACCCGACGTTGGGAGCTTCCGCATTGGGGAGAAATCTTGCTCAGCGATACAGTTGGTTTTGTTCGCGACCTGCCACACCATCTAGTCGCTTCATTTAAATCGACTCTGGAAGAAGCGAGACAGGCAGACCTGTTATTGCACGTGGTCGACTCCAGTAATCCGGAAGTGGAACACCATATCAAAACGGTCAATAAAGTTCTGGATGAAATCGGGATCGATTACAAAAATGCGATTCTGGTATTCAACAAAACAGACAAAGTTGAAGACAGATCGAAGCTCGATGTGTTACGTCTGAAATATGAAAACGCGATCAGTGTGAGTGCGGTTTCAGGCGAGGGACTGGACCGTCTGTCTCAAGCGGTGATTGACCGTCTGGCTTCCGGATATGTGATCATTGAAGTCGAAACGCCCGTTGGAAATGGAAAGTTGCTGTCGCAGCTGGAAGATCATTCGTTGATTTTGTCCCGCGAATATTCGAACGATGACTCTCGTGTCACTGTCGAGACGCGTATTGCGCGACGGTTCTTGCCTCTCCTGAAATTGAGTGATGAGACTGAGTTGAAAGTGAAAGGCGAAGAGCAGCCGGTGCCTGAAGGTGTTGTACCGGAAGAAACCACCCATGAAGTCTGA
- a CDS encoding DUF3857 domain-containing protein → MNQTSKDGTVKPKRKLWRTRFKMARKTSSFAPRISSDKVCIPDISDDELQHWGEFILLSDATAVLHRDGTITRRAHNVTKLYANESLAQWDEVYRFYDRNTSLHKIQTAKVYQPDGSVKKAKKVIQPYGQIALNFYPLRPGVTVELEEQQDFFVPDRIAACMWGQEYIQFAIPCRRLRYTVAVAEPFALEYQLHRSDKEPRTWKQGSYQVYQWDLHDIPGYETDDGTPHPRDVLPWIDITTLSSWSPITKFYMKDLEPPVRTPPQIQKLAEELTSEDQTTEDKIYSIYKYSSEDVRYGRHPNELNLEKTREMGSMLEDMRGDCKDKSSLMVSMLRHLKIEAAIAILLTRMNGTVSFLPGARFDHAIVCVTLEQGERLWLDPAGGPVTFKDLPYNDQGTQALLLDSEGGELTTIPEEGPQGQQISRSCEGLLSEDCSYQFKAEVTTSGDAAMEFRLKYMYRNQESTVMMLEKELASHLTGARIESPRFLNLKDIARDVSYCYQTTLDQWSRQIDEIILFRIPWIGSMHTVGIVNVQKRTSALQTPNPIRFSDTHKIKIPAGYQGYGLPYEHKLECAWGRYQATVFVENSQLICQREVDHLGGIVFEDQYPEFKKYWEACTRADALDVVLMKTPS, encoded by the coding sequence TTGAATCAAACCAGCAAAGACGGAACCGTAAAACCAAAACGGAAGCTTTGGCGAACCCGCTTTAAGATGGCGCGAAAGACCTCTTCTTTTGCGCCACGGATATCATCAGACAAAGTTTGTATTCCCGATATCTCAGACGACGAATTACAACACTGGGGAGAATTTATTCTGCTCTCTGATGCGACGGCAGTTCTGCATCGCGATGGAACGATTACCAGACGTGCGCATAATGTGACCAAACTTTATGCGAACGAATCGCTGGCGCAGTGGGATGAAGTCTATCGCTTTTATGATCGAAATACATCGCTGCATAAAATTCAGACCGCGAAAGTATATCAGCCTGATGGCAGTGTGAAGAAAGCGAAGAAAGTGATCCAACCCTACGGGCAGATTGCTCTCAACTTTTATCCGCTCCGCCCCGGCGTGACTGTCGAACTTGAGGAACAGCAGGACTTCTTTGTTCCCGATCGCATCGCGGCCTGCATGTGGGGACAGGAATATATTCAGTTCGCAATCCCCTGCCGTCGACTGCGGTATACCGTCGCGGTTGCCGAACCGTTTGCATTGGAATACCAATTACATCGTTCAGATAAAGAGCCGCGCACATGGAAACAGGGAAGCTACCAAGTCTACCAGTGGGATCTGCACGACATCCCCGGTTATGAAACCGATGATGGCACACCTCACCCGCGCGACGTACTTCCCTGGATTGATATCACCACACTTTCCTCCTGGAGCCCGATCACAAAATTCTACATGAAAGACCTGGAGCCTCCTGTCAGGACACCTCCCCAGATTCAAAAACTGGCAGAGGAACTCACCAGTGAAGATCAAACCACAGAGGATAAAATCTATTCCATTTATAAATACAGTTCTGAAGATGTACGTTACGGCAGGCACCCCAACGAATTGAACCTGGAGAAAACTCGTGAAATGGGATCGATGCTGGAGGACATGCGCGGCGACTGTAAAGACAAATCTTCGCTGATGGTTTCCATGCTCAGGCATCTCAAAATCGAAGCGGCGATTGCGATTTTGTTGACGCGGATGAATGGCACGGTTTCGTTTCTGCCGGGAGCGCGCTTTGATCATGCGATTGTCTGTGTGACCTTAGAACAGGGAGAGCGGCTCTGGTTGGATCCCGCCGGGGGCCCCGTTACGTTTAAAGATCTTCCCTACAACGATCAGGGGACCCAGGCGCTACTCCTGGATTCTGAAGGAGGCGAGCTGACAACGATTCCTGAAGAGGGCCCCCAGGGTCAGCAAATCAGTCGCTCTTGTGAAGGTCTGTTATCGGAGGACTGCAGTTATCAATTCAAGGCGGAAGTGACAACATCCGGTGATGCGGCAATGGAGTTCCGTTTGAAATATATGTATCGCAATCAAGAGTCGACGGTGATGATGCTGGAAAAAGAACTCGCCTCACACTTGACCGGCGCCCGGATTGAATCGCCGCGGTTTCTCAATCTAAAGGACATTGCGCGCGATGTCAGCTACTGTTATCAGACGACTCTGGATCAATGGTCGCGACAGATTGATGAGATCATTTTATTTCGCATTCCCTGGATTGGCTCGATGCATACTGTGGGCATCGTCAATGTTCAAAAAAGAACTTCTGCGTTACAGACTCCCAATCCTATTCGCTTCTCCGACACTCACAAAATAAAAATCCCCGCCGGCTATCAGGGGTATGGGTTGCCTTACGAGCACAAGCTTGAGTGCGCCTGGGGCCGCTATCAGGCGACGGTCTTTGTAGAGAATTCGCAGCTAATCTGTCAGCGCGAAGTCGATCATCTCGGGGGCATCGTCTTCGAAGATCAGTACCCGGAATTTAAAAAATACTGGGAAGCCTGTACTCGCGCAGACGCATTGGATGTTGTTTTAATGAAAACGCCCTCTTAA
- a CDS encoding tetratricopeptide repeat protein, producing the protein MKKRWIYGVIIFLSITSIGLAIDWWSGLPEGEQATYVGRQTCFECHQKEAALWKKSDHDLAMNPATPEFVLGDFNDTELEHFGITSTMTRQDDKYFVTTQGPDGKRDRFEVKYVIGVHPLQQYLADLGRGKIQVLPVTWDTEQKRWYYASPDEPFGPDDPLHWSGSAQNWNHMCAECHTTNWSKNYDVASDTHNFSFSEMRVSCEACHGPGSIHVKLANSRSLFWDRHYGYGLAKLKGKDATAQLESCAPCHSHRRHVAPGHTPLDRFHDHYALSLLEDHLYHPDGQINEEVYVFGSFTQSKMYRKGVRCTDCHDPHSLKLKFPGNKLCTQCHLEAKYDVPSHHHHKVGSTGASCVECHMPSKTYMVVDPRRDHSLRIPRPDLTVKLGTPNACNQCHTKADETPEWAAKAVDKWYGTKRRDDPHYGEILAAGRAGKPEAERALIKLTREKEVGPVVRATAVSLLATRYNNPESRKVVERSLKSKEELVRLAALRGFEGWSPSSREEANDIGKLLAKGLTDSSRGVRTEVARILSSLPILPDTKQNQRNLKNALEEYKAGLMADGDQTGSHMSLGILYANQGDLKKAEQEFRTAIKLAPAVAGPRSNLAQLLEQQGRTEEARELRSKEAELLARDAKLLPENALLQYRLGLLYYLLGREDEAVTTLKKACELEPQSADFRLMLTLLYEKQQGWKQALESVDLLLQLQPGNPTFRQIKLNLEQKANPKSK; encoded by the coding sequence ATGAAGAAACGATGGATTTACGGCGTCATCATATTCCTGAGTATCACATCGATTGGCTTAGCCATTGACTGGTGGTCTGGTCTTCCCGAGGGTGAGCAGGCAACCTACGTCGGTCGTCAAACCTGTTTTGAATGCCATCAGAAAGAAGCCGCACTCTGGAAAAAATCCGATCACGATCTGGCGATGAACCCGGCCACTCCCGAATTTGTGCTGGGTGATTTCAACGATACCGAACTGGAACACTTCGGCATCACGTCTACCATGACCCGTCAAGACGACAAATATTTTGTCACCACACAGGGGCCGGACGGCAAGCGAGACCGGTTTGAAGTCAAGTACGTGATCGGCGTCCATCCACTACAGCAATATCTGGCGGATCTGGGACGCGGCAAAATTCAGGTCTTACCGGTTACCTGGGACACGGAACAGAAACGCTGGTACTACGCCAGCCCCGACGAACCGTTTGGCCCAGATGATCCGTTACACTGGAGCGGTTCTGCTCAGAACTGGAATCACATGTGTGCCGAATGCCACACCACGAACTGGTCCAAAAATTATGACGTTGCTTCTGACACACACAACTTTTCGTTTTCCGAAATGCGGGTCAGTTGTGAAGCCTGTCACGGTCCTGGTTCGATTCACGTGAAGCTGGCCAACTCCCGTTCCCTGTTCTGGGATCGTCACTATGGATATGGACTGGCCAAACTCAAAGGAAAAGATGCGACCGCGCAACTTGAGAGTTGTGCTCCCTGTCATTCGCATCGCAGGCACGTCGCCCCCGGACATACTCCCCTCGATCGGTTTCACGATCACTATGCACTCTCGCTGCTCGAAGACCATCTGTATCATCCGGATGGGCAGATCAACGAAGAGGTGTATGTCTTCGGATCGTTCACGCAAAGTAAGATGTATCGCAAAGGGGTCCGCTGCACTGACTGCCACGACCCCCATTCCCTGAAACTCAAATTTCCCGGCAACAAACTTTGTACTCAATGTCACCTCGAAGCCAAGTATGACGTGCCCAGTCACCACCACCATAAGGTGGGCAGCACGGGGGCGTCTTGCGTCGAGTGTCATATGCCTTCCAAGACCTACATGGTGGTCGACCCAAGGCGGGATCACAGCTTACGGATTCCGCGTCCCGATCTGACCGTTAAGCTGGGGACTCCCAATGCCTGTAATCAATGTCACACCAAAGCTGATGAAACTCCTGAATGGGCGGCGAAGGCCGTCGATAAATGGTACGGCACCAAGCGGCGCGATGATCCCCACTACGGTGAAATCCTGGCAGCGGGCCGTGCAGGGAAACCGGAAGCCGAACGTGCTCTCATCAAACTGACACGGGAAAAAGAAGTCGGGCCGGTTGTTCGTGCCACCGCGGTTTCGTTATTGGCCACCCGCTACAATAATCCCGAGAGCCGAAAGGTTGTCGAGCGATCTTTGAAGTCAAAAGAAGAACTCGTTCGTCTGGCCGCCCTGCGTGGGTTTGAAGGCTGGAGTCCCAGTTCCCGGGAGGAAGCTAACGATATCGGCAAGCTCTTGGCCAAGGGACTGACCGATTCCTCGCGGGGTGTCAGAACCGAGGTCGCGCGCATTCTTTCGTCGCTCCCGATTCTGCCGGACACCAAACAGAACCAGCGGAACCTGAAAAACGCGCTGGAAGAATACAAGGCAGGTTTAATGGCGGACGGTGACCAGACTGGCTCCCACATGAGTCTGGGAATTCTCTATGCGAATCAGGGGGATCTCAAAAAAGCAGAACAGGAATTCCGGACCGCAATCAAGCTCGCCCCCGCGGTCGCTGGTCCGCGATCGAACCTGGCACAGCTTCTCGAACAGCAGGGACGGACGGAAGAAGCCAGAGAGCTGCGGAGCAAAGAAGCTGAGCTCCTGGCCCGTGATGCCAAACTGCTTCCCGAGAATGCGCTGCTGCAATATCGTCTGGGACTGCTCTACTATCTGCTGGGGCGGGAAGACGAAGCGGTGACGACACTCAAGAAAGCCTGTGAACTGGAACCGCAGTCTGCCGACTTCCGCTTGATGCTCACACTGCTCTACGAGAAACAGCAGGGCTGGAAACAGGCTTTGGAGTCGGTCGATCTGCTGCTGCAGTTGCAGCCAGGCAATCCGACGTTCCGGCAGATCAAATTGAATCTGGAGCAAAAAGCAAACCCGAAAAGCAAGTGA